ATGTGAATCGTTGTGGGACGTGGTGAAGGCGCATTTTGTTGCCCGAGCGCTGCCGTGCGGCGCTGCTTGCATCACGGAACAATACGGTCCCGTATTGGCGCCTTTACCGCCGCCGCTGGAGGAGCCTGGTCCACCATCCGGTATGCTGGAAAAGTTTTTCGGGCATCACTTTCTTGAACGCGTACGCATGGGCGGCGGGCGTTGGTTCGGAGAGTTCAGGAATATCACCACGCTATTCATCGGGCCGTCCATCGTCGATTACTCCGGCGAGAATGCATTGAGCCTTCTGCAAGCTGCGGTAGCCAGCACGCAAAAAGTACACGAACGTTTTGGCGGCGCCCTCACCGAACTTTCTGCGGATGACAAGGGGCTCACGCTACTTTCGGTATTCGGCTTGCCGGGCATGGCGCACGAAGATGACGCAGTTCGCGCGGTGGCCGCCGGGCGAGCGCTTGCCGCCGCAATGCGCGAGCGCGGAATTCCGCTCAGCATGGGCATCACTTCGGGACTGGCTCTTTACGCCGACCGCGGCGGCAACGAGCGCCGCCATGCGGGACTGACGGGTGGGGTGGTGAACCGCGCCGCACGGCTCATGACCGCTGCGCATGGCCGCGTACTGTGCGACAGGGCAACACGCGACGGCGCCGCGCGCGAATTTCAATTCGAAGCGTGCGACCCTGTCTCGGCCAAGGGCTTCGCTGAAGTTGTCGCCGTCTGGCAGCCGCGGGCAGGTGCGGCGAGTGAGGGACATTCGTTCGCGGGCGTATCGGTCGGCCGCGAGAAGGAAGCACAACAATTATCGCTTGCGCTCGATGAGGTCATTGCAGGGCACGGCGACGCTATCGCTTTGTGCGGTGAGGCGGGCCTCGGTAAGACCCGGCTCATTGCAGATATGGCGGCCAATGCGCGTGAGCGGGGCGCTTCAGTCATCTGGAGCGCAGGCTTTGCGCTGGAATCGATGTCGGTTTTCTACGTCTGGCGACACATCCTCGCGCAACTGCTTTGCGGCACAGGCAAGTTCGACCCGGTACTGGCGAGCCGTACTGCCGCAAATCTTGTTGTGGACGACGAAAACCTCACGTCATGGTTGCCACTCCTTAACGACGTCATGCCGTTCCAGCTCGCCGATACGGAGCTCACGCGGGAGATGGTCGGCCACGCGAGAGCCGAGGGCTTGCGGATGCTCGTGACGGCGCTTGTTTCGCGCTCATCGCGCGATACGCCCATATTGCTGATTGCCGACGATCTGCACTGGTTCGACAGCGCATCCGCGGCCATGCTTCTGGAACTCGCGATCGCGCGACCGCCGGGTCTTCTTCTGCTGGCCGCCACGCGGCCGCTCGACGACTCCGCCGCTGTCGAGGCGCATCAGGTTGTCCGCGAGTCGCGCTGTATTTACTTACCCGCTCTCACGCGAGCGGCCTTGAGCGTATTGATCGCCGACCGTCTGGGTGCGGCGGAGGCGACGCACGAGCTTGTCGATTTCGTAGTGGAGCGCACGGAGGGAAATCCGCTGTATGCCGAAGAGGTTGTTTCGGCGCTTCACGTCTCCGGTTATCTCGAGATGACCGACCGTGTTGCAGCGTTTTCTGCCGAGGCTGAGAGCGAAGCCAATGCCATGCTGCCTGAGGGATTGCGCGGCGTGATCGTCAGCCGGCTCGATACGCTCGGCGCTGCCGAACAGCTCATGTTGAAGATCGCGGCTGTGATCGGGCAGGAGTTTTCGCTCAAGATGCTCCGCGATCTGTTTCCTGGCGAGCAAGGCACGGCCGATCTCATCGCCCTGGCACGGGTGCTTGAGCGCGAAGACGTCGTGTACCCCGTAGGCGACGAGAGCGACTGCTACCGTTTCAAGCACGTCCTGGTGCAGGATGCAGTGTACGAACTGCTGCCGTACTCGCTGCGCCGGGAACTGCATCGCGATATAGCGGACTGGGTCGAACGCAACGAATCGCACGATCTCGAGCCGCACTTCGCGGCACTGGCGTCCCATTGGGAACGCGCGCGGAACATTCCTGCTGCCGTGACGTATCTCGAGAGGTCTGCAGAGCTTTCGTTGAAACACTATGCGAACCGCGACGCTATCAGGCAGGCGGAGCGGGCGATCAGGCTTGCTAACGAATACAAGCTGCCGCCGGATCGGGAAGGCGAGATGCGTTGCGAGGCGATGCTCGGAGAAGCGCATATCGAGCTGTTTCAATACGGTGCGGCCAGGGATCACTTCAATCGTGCGCTCGTGTGCGCCGGCCGGGCGGTGCCGCGTTTCGCCGGGACGATGGTCGCGGACCTTGCCTGGCAACTAGTCCAGCAATTGAGCGCGCGTGCGGGCCTGATGCGAGGACGGAGCGCAGATCCGCTGCTGCCGCGGATCTCGCACATTCACGAGAAACTTAGCGAAATCGCGTACTTCAACAGCGGAAAGCTGTCGCTTCTGCATGCGACGCTGACGTCGCTCAATCTTGCCGAACGCTCTGGCAGCGTGCGTGA
The sequence above is drawn from the Paraburkholderia phenazinium genome and encodes:
- a CDS encoding AAA family ATPase, translating into MGETSAFIPTGLSRYVPRHLLTAGTCETPSAREFRGVAMMVDIAGFTELTETFAREGVAGAERLSAILDRYFGRMTGISIAHGGDVLDFVGDAIRVIWEYDATPDATARLAVQCGLQLQRALPEIIAETGVQMRQRVSLAEGTLTHLTVGGVGGKWYSLTAGGPVAEAAAANHKGSADEVVVCESLWDVVKAHFVARALPCGAACITEQYGPVLAPLPPPLEEPGPPSGMLEKFFGHHFLERVRMGGGRWFGEFRNITTLFIGPSIVDYSGENALSLLQAAVASTQKVHERFGGALTELSADDKGLTLLSVFGLPGMAHEDDAVRAVAAGRALAAAMRERGIPLSMGITSGLALYADRGGNERRHAGLTGGVVNRAARLMTAAHGRVLCDRATRDGAAREFQFEACDPVSAKGFAEVVAVWQPRAGAASEGHSFAGVSVGREKEAQQLSLALDEVIAGHGDAIALCGEAGLGKTRLIADMAANARERGASVIWSAGFALESMSVFYVWRHILAQLLCGTGKFDPVLASRTAANLVVDDENLTSWLPLLNDVMPFQLADTELTREMVGHARAEGLRMLVTALVSRSSRDTPILLIADDLHWFDSASAAMLLELAIARPPGLLLLAATRPLDDSAAVEAHQVVRESRCIYLPALTRAALSVLIADRLGAAEATHELVDFVVERTEGNPLYAEEVVSALHVSGYLEMTDRVAAFSAEAESEANAMLPEGLRGVIVSRLDTLGAAEQLMLKIAAVIGQEFSLKMLRDLFPGEQGTADLIALARVLEREDVVYPVGDESDCYRFKHVLVQDAVYELLPYSLRRELHRDIADWVERNESHDLEPHFAALASHWERARNIPAAVTYLERSAELSLKHYANRDAIRQAERAIRLANEYKLPPDREGEMRCEAMLGEAHIELFQYGAARDHFNRALVCAGRAVPRFAGTMVADLAWQLVQQLSARAGLMRGRSADPLLPRISHIHEKLSEIAYFNSGKLSLLHATLTSLNLAERSGSVREAVKGFAAMAIGFAGADLRWLSQVYNRRSLALAEEQGGIDDIAYANVVSGVYWAAAGSWEQAVECLNYSASLYARLGSIERWQQSIAGLCAVALARGQLTHAKEWLDKLRPARHDMPAQIAAYLHGFDTSLALAQGGPLEELVIRLDKVIVARELAQFDRIFCQGLIAASYWRLGDRVRAVESAQAGLDNLSAGVPVAWYVTDGIAGIAQTLIDASECGLASRRDAQRACHILAQYARATKVAAPRAALLAGRLAATRHDRRFALACWRRGLAAARALGAGYDEAVLLYELGNHSPHDSSERTEFLEQARVQHERIGAPPLQT